A region from the Algoriphagus machipongonensis genome encodes:
- a CDS encoding RraA family protein, whose amino-acid sequence MTSKFLQKGFIYAFALSAIMMIHSVNVEAQNVGASPEYIKALTSQWTGERFPDGRPKVSDSILERLKNISIEEAWGVLRNKGYQNQYEGDWQIMLPDEAMTGRVVTAQYMPLRPDLEKQVKDQGVEKEGRSPKGGTNSWPIDILTNGDVYVADGYGKIADGTLIGDNLGNAIYAKSQRGVVFNGSVRDQEGLSEIEGFNAWMKGQDPSYIQQMMLTSINAPIRIGRATVLPGDVVLAKKYGVIFIPAYLVEDLVLTSEVTGLRDEFGHQRLREGKYLAGQIDSQWTEEIKKDFLDWLNNYPGKLPMTKEELDNYLKERNY is encoded by the coding sequence ATGACTAGTAAATTTTTACAAAAAGGCTTTATTTATGCCTTTGCACTTTCTGCCATTATGATGATTCACTCTGTGAACGTAGAAGCCCAGAATGTGGGGGCCTCACCAGAGTATATCAAAGCGTTGACTTCCCAATGGACTGGAGAGAGATTTCCTGATGGAAGACCAAAAGTTTCTGATTCCATACTAGAGCGACTAAAAAACATCTCCATAGAAGAAGCTTGGGGAGTTTTACGAAATAAAGGATATCAGAATCAATACGAAGGTGATTGGCAAATAATGCTTCCAGATGAAGCGATGACTGGTAGGGTAGTTACCGCCCAATACATGCCATTAAGACCCGATTTAGAAAAACAAGTGAAGGATCAAGGAGTCGAAAAAGAAGGGAGATCTCCAAAAGGAGGGACCAATTCTTGGCCGATTGATATTCTCACCAACGGGGATGTTTATGTAGCAGATGGCTATGGAAAAATCGCTGATGGCACACTGATAGGAGATAATTTAGGGAATGCCATTTATGCAAAATCCCAAAGAGGAGTAGTTTTCAATGGCTCAGTTCGAGATCAGGAAGGTCTATCAGAAATTGAGGGATTTAATGCCTGGATGAAAGGACAAGATCCATCTTACATTCAACAAATGATGTTGACCTCCATTAATGCTCCAATCAGAATCGGTCGTGCAACTGTACTTCCTGGAGATGTGGTGTTGGCTAAAAAGTATGGAGTGATATTCATTCCAGCCTATTTGGTGGAGGACTTGGTATTGACTTCTGAAGTTACTGGCCTGAGAGATGAGTTTGGTCATCAGAGACTTCGGGAAGGAAAATACCTTGCAGGACAAATCGACAGCCAATGGACAGAAGAAATCAAGAAAGACTTTTTGGACTGGTTGAATAACTATCCTGGCAAACTTCCGATGACCAAAGAAGAACTGGATAACTATCTGAAAGAGAGAAATTATTAA
- a CDS encoding mandelate racemase/muconate lactonizing enzyme family protein has translation MNNKKSRRSFLQKGAALGLTGAGLMTNFGQGLQAAVQKQNSFSNPSDLKITDVKCGFVRGAVYVKIYTNQDVWGCGEAVDAIHGSYYLVKRLGNQIKGQNPLNPNRLAEQLRKGSFFGGAQSGVFVAVLTAIETALWDITGKVFNVPVYQLLGGKFRDKIRVYCDTALYATTNPEPSDYAAAARDAVDRGYNAVKFDVDNGRDPNKYDRYNWTANPAEIDRMYNAIAAVREEVGPNIDICVDMHGRYDAVTGMKMAKMYEPLNLMWLEEPVPADNPEVYKNINQETSTPICAGENIYLAYGFTKLLSDGALDIIMPDLQKAGGLGEAQRIANLANLYYVPFSPHMVASFLGAMASCHVCASVPNFQVMEWQIYMDTDEIWKDIVTYDGPRTENSFITLSEKPGIGVEINEEGMKKHAVPGIPFFE, from the coding sequence ATGAATAACAAAAAATCACGTAGATCATTCCTACAAAAAGGAGCTGCACTTGGATTAACCGGTGCTGGTTTAATGACCAATTTTGGCCAAGGATTACAAGCAGCAGTTCAAAAACAAAACAGTTTTTCAAATCCATCTGATTTAAAAATTACAGATGTCAAATGCGGCTTCGTTCGAGGGGCTGTATATGTTAAAATATATACCAACCAAGATGTTTGGGGTTGTGGCGAGGCCGTAGATGCCATTCATGGATCTTATTACTTAGTGAAAAGACTCGGTAATCAGATCAAGGGTCAAAATCCACTAAATCCTAATCGGTTAGCAGAGCAATTAAGAAAAGGGTCCTTTTTTGGAGGTGCTCAGTCTGGTGTTTTTGTTGCGGTTTTGACGGCTATAGAGACAGCACTTTGGGACATCACAGGAAAGGTATTTAACGTTCCGGTTTACCAACTTTTAGGAGGCAAATTCCGGGATAAAATCCGTGTTTATTGCGATACGGCGCTTTATGCTACTACTAATCCAGAACCTTCAGATTATGCTGCTGCAGCAAGAGATGCCGTGGATAGAGGGTATAATGCAGTGAAATTTGATGTGGATAATGGAAGGGATCCTAATAAATACGATCGGTATAATTGGACTGCCAACCCAGCTGAAATTGACCGCATGTACAATGCTATTGCGGCGGTAAGAGAAGAAGTAGGTCCCAATATCGATATTTGTGTGGATATGCACGGAAGGTATGATGCTGTAACCGGGATGAAGATGGCTAAAATGTATGAGCCTTTGAACCTGATGTGGCTCGAAGAACCTGTTCCTGCTGATAACCCAGAAGTCTATAAGAATATTAATCAGGAGACAAGCACTCCAATTTGTGCTGGTGAAAATATTTATCTCGCCTACGGTTTTACAAAACTACTTTCTGATGGAGCTTTAGATATCATCATGCCCGACTTACAAAAGGCCGGTGGATTAGGCGAGGCTCAGCGCATTGCTAATTTGGCTAATCTTTATTACGTGCCTTTTTCGCCTCATATGGTTGCATCATTTCTGGGGGCTATGGCTAGCTGTCATGTTTGTGCCTCGGTACCTAATTTTCAGGTTATGGAATGGCAAATCTATATGGACACGGATGAGATTTGGAAGGATATCGTGACCTACGATGGTCCAAGAACTGAAAACAGCTTCATTACTCTTTCCGAAAAACCAGGCATTGGTGTAGAAATTAATGAGGAAGGAATGAAAAAACATGCCGTACCTGGAATTCCATTTTTTGAGTAA
- a CDS encoding RraA family protein, with the protein MTKTYIILLVLSFFVIESFAQKISKEEMLFLTQKWTGERFEDGRPKVSDDILRRMKEVTHDEAWAVMKNEGYRYQYADGWGLTINPDSVLVGRALTATFMPGRPDIHDAIDERGKKEGKRGQNSWPVDLLQPGDVYVVDQFGIHNGGPTIGDNVGNAIYAKSGNGIVYDGAIRDIVGLKEIGSFTSYVSSYHPSHHNQPGDLNTMLIGINKPTRIHQVTVMAGDVVLGRNGGVSFIPAHLAEKVVVTSEVVRLRDMFGHQRLREGKYTAGQIDTRWSDEIEKDFSQWLNDHIDELPIAKEQIQEILKKRTW; encoded by the coding sequence ATGACAAAAACCTATATAATCTTACTTGTTCTATCCTTTTTTGTGATAGAATCTTTTGCACAGAAGATATCAAAAGAAGAAATGCTTTTTCTAACCCAAAAATGGACCGGAGAGCGGTTTGAGGATGGTCGGCCAAAAGTATCGGATGATATTCTCAGGAGAATGAAAGAAGTTACTCATGATGAGGCCTGGGCTGTTATGAAAAATGAAGGCTATCGCTATCAATATGCAGACGGTTGGGGCCTAACCATTAACCCAGACAGTGTCTTGGTGGGAAGAGCTTTGACAGCCACATTTATGCCCGGACGTCCTGATATCCATGACGCCATTGATGAGCGAGGAAAAAAAGAAGGAAAGCGTGGTCAAAATTCCTGGCCTGTAGATTTATTACAGCCTGGAGATGTCTATGTGGTTGATCAGTTTGGAATCCATAATGGTGGCCCCACCATTGGAGATAATGTAGGCAATGCGATTTACGCCAAATCAGGAAATGGGATCGTTTATGATGGTGCTATACGCGACATAGTTGGATTGAAAGAAATCGGTTCATTTACCTCTTATGTTTCCAGCTATCATCCTTCCCATCATAATCAGCCCGGGGATTTAAACACCATGCTGATTGGAATCAATAAACCTACTAGAATTCATCAAGTGACAGTCATGGCAGGAGATGTGGTCCTAGGAAGAAATGGGGGAGTATCCTTTATCCCGGCACATTTGGCCGAAAAAGTAGTAGTTACTTCAGAAGTGGTTCGCCTTCGAGATATGTTTGGTCATCAGCGCTTGAGAGAAGGGAAGTATACAGCTGGTCAAATAGATACCAGATGGTCTGACGAAATCGAAAAAGATTTTTCCCAATGGCTAAATGATCATATCGACGAACTTCCTATTGCAAAAGAACAAATACAGGAAATCCTAAAGAAAAGAACCTGGTAA
- a CDS encoding SusD/RagB family nutrient-binding outer membrane lipoprotein, whose product MKKLLINISFLVAAAFVISCDSNFDELNTNKVSATSIDPAFQLNAAIVGCAYPNGSLIYDIGVVQQIISPNSGVLTGANYNQDNRNATQELWQGYYRNVIKNTRDVINRIQDQPERSNLLQMTRIIQAFAFMILTDDYGSIPYFEGGQGYSQQVYLPVYDSQQVIYEDLIKELTEATSALNLSGRVETADILYGGDLEKWKSFGYSLLLRAGMRLSEVDASKAQQVVQSAFQGGVILSNEDNAVILHDPNYTNTIGNLLNSTEASNFYLTAPFVDYLRSKNDPRLSAIAITYVGAKSGPEQTVASGTYDASVHVGMPMGNDNAGAVKAAADLGLASFYEFAQADRRRVAKNTAPNFLVTASQNNLLLAEARQRGWITTGDVESYYNAGVRAHMEQLGFVDENSAIPSDEIDAYLAANPFDASKALEQINTQYWVSSFLNGPEAFANFRRSGFPVLDSNPFPGKEVDFINRLTYPNSEISVNSENVNAAISTQGPDNLATKVWWDK is encoded by the coding sequence ATGAAAAAGTTACTTATTAATATATCGTTTTTAGTTGCAGCAGCTTTTGTGATTTCTTGTGATAGTAATTTCGATGAGCTGAATACCAATAAAGTTTCTGCTACTTCCATAGACCCTGCATTCCAATTAAATGCAGCAATCGTTGGCTGTGCTTATCCTAATGGTAGTTTGATCTATGATATTGGAGTTGTTCAGCAGATTATTTCTCCTAATTCAGGAGTTTTGACAGGAGCAAATTACAATCAGGATAACCGGAATGCCACTCAGGAATTATGGCAGGGTTATTACCGAAATGTCATCAAAAATACGCGTGATGTCATTAATAGAATCCAAGATCAACCCGAGAGATCAAATCTGCTTCAGATGACTAGGATCATTCAGGCTTTTGCATTTATGATTTTAACGGATGATTACGGCAGTATTCCCTATTTCGAAGGTGGGCAAGGTTATTCTCAACAGGTTTATCTTCCTGTCTATGATTCTCAGCAAGTGATTTATGAGGATTTAATTAAAGAATTGACAGAGGCGACTTCCGCATTGAATCTTTCTGGGAGAGTAGAAACAGCGGATATCCTGTATGGTGGTGATTTGGAAAAATGGAAAAGCTTTGGGTATTCATTATTACTAAGAGCTGGTATGAGATTGAGTGAGGTAGATGCTAGCAAAGCCCAACAAGTTGTCCAATCAGCATTTCAGGGAGGTGTGATTTTATCTAATGAAGACAATGCAGTGATCCTTCATGATCCTAACTACACCAATACGATCGGTAACCTTCTTAATTCTACCGAAGCTTCCAATTTTTACTTGACGGCTCCATTTGTGGATTATTTACGAAGCAAAAATGACCCTCGACTTTCTGCCATTGCCATTACCTATGTAGGAGCAAAGTCAGGTCCAGAACAAACAGTTGCAAGCGGTACTTACGACGCAAGTGTACATGTAGGAATGCCTATGGGTAATGACAATGCGGGTGCTGTCAAAGCAGCTGCAGATCTTGGATTAGCAAGTTTCTATGAATTTGCTCAGGCAGACAGAAGAAGGGTAGCAAAAAATACAGCTCCAAACTTCCTTGTAACTGCCTCTCAAAATAATCTATTGCTGGCTGAAGCCAGACAAAGAGGTTGGATTACAACAGGGGATGTTGAATCCTACTATAATGCTGGAGTAAGAGCTCATATGGAACAATTAGGCTTCGTAGATGAGAACTCAGCAATTCCTTCCGATGAGATTGATGCCTATCTAGCTGCTAATCCTTTTGATGCTTCCAAAGCGCTTGAACAAATCAACACGCAGTATTGGGTTTCATCATTCTTGAATGGTCCAGAAGCATTTGCAAATTTTCGCCGATCAGGATTCCCCGTACTAGACTCTAATCCTTTTCCAGGAAAAGAAGTGGATTTTATCAACCGGTTGACTTATCCTAATTCAGAAATTTCTGTCAACTCGGAAAATGTCAATGCCGCCATTTCTACCCAAGGTCCGGATAATCTAGCTACGAAAGTTTGGTGGGATAAATAA